A stretch of DNA from Dokdonia sp. PRO95:
AACAAGCATTGGAATTGTTGGGCGACAACGAAAGAGCTCATAATCAAAATCTATCACACCTTCACCTAATAACAAACCCAAATGCACCAAAAAATGACAACAATAGCGAAAATCCGTTAACAGAATGAATTGGGATAAATTTTATATAATCACTTTGGACAATGATGGAATTCCCAGCTCATTTAATAAAAAAGTATTTCATAATCAACTGACTAAAACAAATGGAGTTATAGCGTGGTGGCATTATTTGGAATCCACCTACATTATTAAAGTTGGATATTCTGTGAATGCTGCTCATATTGCTGAGTTAATGAAAGAAATTGCACCAAGTAAAAAGTTTTTCACATCGGAAATAAAATTTAATGATTTTAATGGTTGGCTACCTAACGAAGCTTATGAATGGATACGCGAAAACACTAAGCACAACAACGTATAAAAACAATAGGGCAATTGTAGCAAAACCGAATGGCTTGGGTGCATTTACGAGGTCGCCAAATTTTTAAATTTGGCTTATTTACAAGAAAAAATAATAAGAAAAATTTAAAAATTGGGCTTGTGGCTCAACCGAATGGATAGCGTGCAAATCCGCCCTACTGTTCTTATAGACAACCGTTGTGCGTCATTAAAAAAAAACTATGTCTGAAAATATAAATATTGACCAAGAATTAGAGAACTTAGAAGAATCTCAAGAGAATCAGGATGACTATAATGAAAACCCACCTAATGATATTGTTGCATATAATGAACTTAGGTCTTGTGCCGATTTATTAAGAATGTACCTAGAGAACCAACTTGAAATTCAACCAGATTTTCAGCGAGATGTAGTTTGGAACAAGGCTATGCAAACTAGATTAATTGATTCTTTAGTTAAACAATTACCTATTCCAAGTTTGTGTTTAAGTCTTGATTATAAAACACAAGAAAGATTTGTAATTGACGGTCTTCAAAGAATAGCAACTGTCGTCAATTTTTTAAATGTCAAATCAGAAGATGAATGGAAATTAGCAAGACTGGACGATATTGACGAGAGAATATCCGGCAAAACTAATTTAACAATAAAGAAAAAATACCCTGAACTTTTCAGTAAAATCCAAAATACTGTTTTACCGATTACAGTATTGAGGTGTGACTATTCTAAAAAAAGCCATATGAATTATTTGTTTACAATTTTTCATAGACTAAATACTGGTGGCAGTAAATTGACAAATCAAGAAATTAGAAATTGTATTTATAATGGCACTTTAAATAATTTTTTAAAGAATATAGTCAGCAGAGAAAACTTTATAAATCTATTTGACATAAAAGCCAATAAGGTTTATCGCTTTTCTAATGAAGAATTAGTATTAAGATTTATTTCTTTTCACACAAAATATGAGGATTACAATGGTCGTTTAGCAAAATTTTTAAATGACTTTATGGAGGATAATAAAAATGCCAATGATGAATTTATCGTAAATTTAGTTGACATTACAACTAGAACAATTAATCTATTATATGAAACAATATTAAATAACGAACCCTTACCAAGACTAAGTAAAGCAACTACAGAAGCAATACTTGTTGGCATTTCAAGAAATATTGCAACATTAGAAAACAAAAATGCTGCAGAATTACATAATCTATATATGGCATTGAGAAATGATGAATTATTTTCTGTAGAGAGCTTAAAAGAGGGCTTAGCTCAAAAGGATAGAGTAATTGATAGATTAACAAGAGCAATAGAAATTTTCTCAGCATAATGATAGCAAAATCATATATTAAGTCGACTTTAATAGAGTTAGACAAATTATACAATTCTGCATCTAGTCAAAAAAAAGCTATCTATTTTTCAAAACTTGCAGTAATTGAGTTATGCGGTTGGATTGAAGAAACTTTAGATGATATAATTATTAAACACGGTAATCGAAATCTTAAAAGTGCTGACAATAAGAACTATTGTAAAAATAAAATTGTAAATCCTAATTATGGATTTCAATATAATAATAACATTCGACCAATGTTAATAAGCCTACTGGGATTAATTCAGGTTGAGAAATTGGAACTAGAACTTGAAAAAACAGCTCAAATAACTCTCTTAAAAAGTAATCTAGGAAACTTAAAAAGCACAAGAAATGAAGCTGCCCATACTCATTTGAAAGGTGTTACTAGAATTTACAATGCACCTTCTAGGACACTTGGAGATTTTAATAGAATATCAACGATTTTAGAAAAAATAGATAGTGAACTAAGGAAATAACTATGCACAACATTGTGTGTAATTCAGTGCTAGTTATAGCCTACTTACGAAAGTCCTCGCGGACTTTCTATCTGTGATTTATTTACTCACTTTAGTTCTGAAACACGCAACAAATCATATACAATCACGTTACCCACCATTTGAAAAAAATTGAGAACTAAAAATCCAAAAATTGCTAAACTTATTACAGATTGTGCAAAAACTGCTAAATCACAATCTAATAAGTGTATGCATCCAAATTGTAACGACAAAGCAATAAATTCTCATATTATGCAAAAGAATGGTATACTATCTTCAATTGCTGATAAAAATCATTTGTGGGAGTTATCTGTCGACCATTTTAAAGAGGAATACATTGGTTTCAAAAAGACTGGAATAAATAAAATTTACACCTTTACTGGATTTTGCAATAATCACGATACCTCAATTTTCAGCAAAATAGAAACTGAAGGGGAAATTGATTTTGAAGATTATGAATCCTGTTTATTATTTGCACTTCGAACAGCGTATAACGAAATCTGGGTTAAAGAAGTTGTTATAAAATTGCAAGAATGTTTGTTGTTAAATACGGAAATCGAAATTAATGAGAATGTTTTACAAAAAACTATTAAGCAAAACAGATTAGCATTAAAGGATATGGAATTTTATACAACTTCAATGTGGGAAGATTTGAATAGCCAATCTGAATCATTTGTATTTGAATTTCGTGAGATGGAATATCAAGAAATTTGCTTAAACTCGATTTATACTTATGATACTTCAAAAGAAATAATGGAGTATCAATATAAATATGGAAAGGATATGGAAAGACCAGCCGAGATTTTTATTTCGTTCTTTCCCTATGCATTTAAATCAATTTTATTAATGGGCTATCATAAAGATGATACTTCAAAAGTTAAGTCATTTGTAAATTTGTTTTTTAAAGAAAACAAAAAACGTACGAATAGAAGGTTATCAAGTTTAATTTCTTTCAATTGTGAAACTTGGGTTTGTTCACCAGCATTTTATGAGCAAAAATTTAAAGGTTTGGACTCTGAATTTTTTAAAGCAATGCAATTTTCAGGAAGAAATGGTAACGAGAGAAAAACATTTGATGTTGATTTTTTTAAGCCTGACTTTAGAAGTAAATTCAAAACATTCATCGAAAAAAACGGTGGCTAACAAAGAACTGATTTAAAAAACAAGCCTACTTCTACCCTTCCATCCTCTATAAAACCATCACTAATCAACCTTAAACCCATCCTCTTGAGAATCTTCTTTGTTATTTTATCGGTGTTCTTGGTGTCTCTTTCTTGTAAGAATGAAAAACAGCTTGCTCCTATCTTAGCACTGACTCATCAGGAAAACAATGGAATACGATGCACAGATAATGGATGTAGTGGTTCATACACCGGAGCAGAGTTTATAAACGGACATGATATTGCGCATCAATTTTCTAACACCATGAGTAATGCCGTAGGCAAGAGGCTAAAAGAACTCTATCGTGAAGAAAAATATAGAAAAGTAGATTTTTCCTCCATTACCATGAGCACCCAAGGAATGGGAAGCGGTAAAGTCGTTTACATGCTTGTGATACCTTTTACTGCTGTTAATGAGCCATGCGATGCTTATACTTCTTTTGATCACGTAGGAGGCTGGAATCACAAACCTGCATTAGCTAGAAGAAAAAAAGAACTTGAAGGAGTGACTATGACAGGTCATAAATTAGCGATAAGTAAACTAATAACAACACCTGAGGGATTACAAGAATATTGGATCCAATGGAAAAATAAAACAACGCAAGCAGATTGCGAATAGGGAATTGAGTTAAAGAGTGAGATTATTTCATTGTTTCTCAGCAGATGCCTACATCTACATTCCTACCTGGCCTTAAGGTTTTCCGGATTTTGTTTTGCTATCTGCCTTATTTAGGAGGTAATTTTATAATTTGCGCTCGGTAAGGCTTATACGAGACTTTACTATCACCAAACAACTAAGAAACCATTCATTACAATCAAAAATTAATCATGAAAAAATTATTGTTTTTAGTACTCATTAGCTTGGCTTTTGTAGCATGTTCATCAGATGATAGTCCTACAATCTTAGAAGAAGAAACTAATGCTTCACTTAAGCTTTACAAAAGAACAAACAGTTATTACGATGGGGTATTATCTTCAACTCAAGAAGTATTTTACAATAGTGAAAACAAGATTGAATCTGTCACCTTAAATGAGGTTGATTATTTAAATAGAACTTTTACAGTTAATTACACCAATGGCAACGTAAGCGGAATTACTAGTTACACAGATGTAATTAATCCAAATGGAATAGATGAAACCATTAACTACAATGACATAACGCTAACCAATAATACCATAATTCTTATCTCTGATGCCTCAGATAGAACCTTAGAAATTGAATTTTCTAACGGCTATGTAAACTCGACAAAGTTCTACCCAACGTCAATGCCAAGTAGCCTCTTCGAACAAATATTTACTCGTAATTCAAACAACCAACTTATTTCTAATACAACTGGTTTTGATAGTTTTGAATATTCAGATTTTGATGCTGACAAACAATTGGATCCGTATGGAAGCGTCATGGAATATGAACACAGTACATTCTTTATGATATTTGGTCTTGAGGTATCGAGAGATAATCCTTTGACCGCCACTTACAATGGAAACAATGGAGAAACTTATAGTAATTTTTTAGAATATGACGAACAAGGTTACGTCACAAAAGTGAGTTATGATTCATCAAACTCAAATTCAAACTATTCTGAACACCAATATATTACAGAATAAGCGGGTTCTAACCTTTGTAAGATGAGTAATAGACTTTCTGAAAATAAGATGCATTTTAATTAGAGAGTAATTTTATAATTTGCATCTCAATAGCCATTAAATACACTTTACAAATCGCTTGAAAAAAACATTTATCATAGCAATTAATATTTTGATTTTAGTTGGGTGTCAATCCAAAATCAAAAATGAGTTGACTACTGAAAGTCCTTCTGTGCAACTGAATGAAATCCGGAAAGAAACTAAAGTTTTTGGTGATAGTTTGAAAATAGTATATGAATATCGTGGAGATACTGTGATTCAAGAAAGAATTGATCTAAAAAAAATATCAGAAGATAATTTTGATGATTCATTTACGGTGGTTTCTGTCTTTTCTCGTAAGGAAAAATCTAATTTGTCATGTACAGAAATTTTCAAAATGACAATTGACAGTATGGATTTCCAGTATTGCTATGATGATATATTTAGCAAATTAGAAGCTGATCTTCTTACAGCTAAGAACGCTGATAAACCTTCGAAAGTAGAAGGTCTTAATGAAACTAAGAGAAAAATAATTGATTATAAAAATGGTACAAAAACAGATTTAAAATGGATAAAACGTCACTTTGTGTTTGATTTAATATTAGACTTAGACTTTGATATTTACGACAATAAAAACAGATCAGAAATTGAAAGCATTATCATCGAAAAGTATGAAACTAACTTTTCTGGAGGACACCAATATTATTTTTTAAACAAAGAACGGGATACAATTGTAACATATAATATTCGGGATTGGATTATTTAATTCAAAAGAACATAAAAGACTAAAAATCAATTAAATTACACTCAACCACACCAATGAAAACACTACTACTTCCCCTACTCCTAGTTGGAATTCTTATTGCAGGATGCACTCCATCTGTTGAGAAAAAAAATACGCTACAAGAGTTCTTCAGTTATACTGAGAATGGCGAGACCTTAATCAGTGCGCATCGCGGTGGTAAAAGTTATGCAGGCTACCCTGAGAACAGCTTAGAAACCATGAAATACATCAAAGAGTCTATTCCAAACGCGTTGTTTGAAATTGACGTGGCAAGTAGTGAAGATGGCGTTCTATTTCTTATGCATGACAGTTCGCTAGAAAGAACAACAACTGGCTCTGGAAGAGTTGATCAAAAAGATTGGGCAACACTCTCACAACTCCACCTCAAAGATGATTTTGACTCCATCACTGATTATCAAATCCCTTTATTTAAAGATGTTTTAGACTGGGCAAAAAAGGAAAACGCCATCCTCACGGTTGACATTAAGCGCAGCGTTGATCCAGAACTTGTACTCCGTTTTATAGAGGAAAACGATGCCTTAGCGCAATCGGTGATTATTACTTACTCCATGGAAACAGCACAACAACTTTACAAGTTAAATCCTGAGGTTGTACTTTCTGTGAGCATTAGAAATATGAAAGAGTTTGATACAGCTGCTAGCTCTGGCATTCCATGGAAAAATATGGTCGCTTTTACGGGAACTATAGAATCAGATCCATCATTGTATGCCAAATTGCATGAAAAGGGAGTGATGTGTATGCTAGGTACGTTAGGAAACCTTGATAAAAAGGCCAAAGCAAGAGGCGATGTGCTCTATAAAGAATGGACAAAGCTTGGCATAGACGTCTTTGCAACCGATAGACCACTTGAAGTGCAAAAAGCGCTTTCAAAGTAGCAAATCAACCACGAACACCTAGTATTAAAATAACCCAGTAACAGCATTTACGACCTTAGATTACCAAACCAATGAACAGACTAACACTTCTACTCCTTTCAATCGTATTAATTTCTTGCAATAACACCGAAAAGAAAGAACAGCTTCCAGAGAAAAAAGAAGTTGCACAACCCACAATTAAATCCATAGAGGAAGTCAAAAGTAAAATCAAACGTTTTAATGATTTCATCCCGAGCGATTATGAACTTGTGATTTCTAGAAATGAACTTAATAAAGTAATGTCAGATTTTAATAAAGACGGCGTTTCTGATTATGCGGTATTACTAGCCAGCGGAAAAAACGACAGAGACTACTCAAACACAAAAGATGTGCGCCTTGCGATTTTTGAAGGACAAGCAGATGGTTCTTTTATACTCAAAAGCCAAACCGGAAATTTGACCTCGGCCTTTTTACATGTAAACCCTAACCGTAGGATAAAAGTTGCCAGAGCAAATGTGATCAGTGTGAAGCATGAATCGATGAGACATGACTATGAGTTAAAAATCAAATATGATAAAACATACAACGACTATATGCTCATAGGCTCTGAATACAACAACTACGGCAACGCCGCAAAAGATGGAGCCGGTAACATAAGCTCAAATTTCATAGAAGGCAAAAGAGTGTCCACTATTGGTAAGAAGAAAACAACGAATTTAGATAAGAAGCTATTGCCTATTTCGGCAATTAGCGACGGTAATATTTATGAATTGATTGGTGGTTAATAATGTAAAAGCGATTACTGTTTGATTGTTATGCTTTCGCGAAAGCGTAACAACCACTATAAGTACTTTTTTATTTTAACAAAACACTGTCAACAAGGAATTTACGGTGTGAATTAGATACATTGAATTAAGCAGATACAAATATTAGGTTGGCTAATGCTATTAATGGGGAAACTAATCTATTAGAATTTTATTATAATATGTTACAACAATACCACCAATGAATACCTTCATAAAGAAATACATTATCGAAAAATGGTGGGTACCTCCATTAACTTTTATAGCATCGGTAATTATATTCTTTGCTACCATTGGAATTGACGTATTTCCTCCTAAGCTCTTCTTGATTTTTGGAGTTGCAGTACTATTTCTAGGAGGTGTTATTCAAATATTCAATAATAGAAGGCTTGTTGGCTTTTTGAATGTTGGCTTGTCTGTACTTATCCTAAGTTTTATAGCCATATTAGTATTTTCTTTTAACTCACTATATGGACCAACAGACTTATTTGCAAACGACCTTGAGTTACCAGATAATGTACTATTAGAGAAGCCACTCAATGACAGATTTGATAATTCTCCTGCACTAATAAATCATGAAAATAATGGAGAAATTTTAACTCATAACATCAATTTCCAACTCTATAATTCATATCAACCAGGGCTATACGAGTATGACCTATGGATACAATCAGATCAAAGCGGAACTGTCTTTTTAAAGGTTTATGAAATTACTCAGGAGATTTTGCTTTCATCTTCGAGTGTTATGAATGAGTCAAGTATAAGAATAGAGAATACACAAGGAAAGATTAAAAAGTATAGTTTTAAAGATGATTTTACCATTTACGAAGGAGACTGGGGTCAACCGTATGGAGCAAGATTTGAAGTTTGGTTTATCCCAGATGACAAAAATGGAGAGGAGAAGCTCGTTCAAAAAAATTATATCATTGAAGGATGGATGCGATAATAAAATATAAGATGTATTTCTAATTTATTGAGAGATATCACTAGCCACCTCAAATAGTACATATGGAATTATATAAACGACTTATTGAAATAGTTGACGCAAATGTGATCAACTGTTTGATTCCAATGATTCTGACTTTGCTTTTTATCAAACTCATATTCAAACAGAGATTTGAAGTTAAAAGAACATTGAATGTAATACGTTGGATAATTATCATCTATACAGTAATCACATGGACTTTTTATCTAATTGGGATGGCAACTACTAACAACCATGAAGAATATGCGTTTATCAACAGAGCAGCTGGCCCTTATGCTTGGGCTTATTGGTTAATGTTTCTATCTGCCTTAATTTTACCCCTTACCCTACTCGTGCAGAAATTAGCATCAAACTTTTGGTATGTATTATTGGTCTCTTTTGCGATGAAAAGCGGGATATTCTTTGAGCGATTTGTAATCATTACAACTAATCTACAGAGTAATACTCTGTCTAAAAATGGCGACACCCACCTCATTGATATAATTACATCTAGCATTGGAATGGTATTCTTACAAGGTGTTATTATTACCATCGTGATTTTGGGAATATTAGAGGTTTCAAAGAAGAATTCAAAGCTTACAGATTCTTAAATTAATTACTGTGTGGCTGTTGCGCTTTTGCGAAAGCGTATACTTCACTATGATTACTTGTATATTTAAGCAACATATTTATAATAATAAGTTTCGAAAAAACATAGGTTGCTGTTTTAAGAGTATTTTGAAATAAATAGAATAAGATGATGCTAAAAGAAAAATTTCTAAATCTTATAGAAAAGTATTCTGATGACAACAATTACAACTTAAAATGTTGGAATGAGATAGAAAAAAACTATTCATCTAAATCTCGTCATTATCATAATCTGAAACATTTAGAAAACATGATTTCTGATTTGGACCATGTTGAATCTCAAGTTAACAACATAGACGCGTTACTATTTTCCATTTATTACCACGACATCGTGTACAAATCAACTCAAAGTGATAATGAACACAAAAGCGCGCTAGTTTTTAAAGAGAGAATTTCTGTAACCTCTTTTAATCATATAGAGGAATGCGTAGAGCAGATTGAGGCTACAAAAGAACACCTACTATCTTCATATAATGACATAAATATTCTCTTAGATTTAGATCTATCTATTTTAGGCAAAAGTGAAAATAAATACAGTGAGTATTCACAAAATATCAGGAAAGAGTATAAAATCTATCCTGATTTCATGTACAGAAA
This window harbors:
- a CDS encoding DUF262 domain-containing protein — encoded protein: MSENINIDQELENLEESQENQDDYNENPPNDIVAYNELRSCADLLRMYLENQLEIQPDFQRDVVWNKAMQTRLIDSLVKQLPIPSLCLSLDYKTQERFVIDGLQRIATVVNFLNVKSEDEWKLARLDDIDERISGKTNLTIKKKYPELFSKIQNTVLPITVLRCDYSKKSHMNYLFTIFHRLNTGGSKLTNQEIRNCIYNGTLNNFLKNIVSRENFINLFDIKANKVYRFSNEELVLRFISFHTKYEDYNGRLAKFLNDFMEDNKNANDEFIVNLVDITTRTINLLYETILNNEPLPRLSKATTEAILVGISRNIATLENKNAAELHNLYMALRNDELFSVESLKEGLAQKDRVIDRLTRAIEIFSA
- a CDS encoding glycerophosphodiester phosphodiesterase family protein — its product is MKTLLLPLLLVGILIAGCTPSVEKKNTLQEFFSYTENGETLISAHRGGKSYAGYPENSLETMKYIKESIPNALFEIDVASSEDGVLFLMHDSSLERTTTGSGRVDQKDWATLSQLHLKDDFDSITDYQIPLFKDVLDWAKKENAILTVDIKRSVDPELVLRFIEENDALAQSVIITYSMETAQQLYKLNPEVVLSVSIRNMKEFDTAASSGIPWKNMVAFTGTIESDPSLYAKLHEKGVMCMLGTLGNLDKKAKARGDVLYKEWTKLGIDVFATDRPLEVQKALSK
- a CDS encoding polysulfide reductase NrfD — encoded protein: MATTNNHEEYAFINRAAGPYAWAYWLMFLSALILPLTLLVQKLASNFWYVLLVSFAMKSGIFFERFVIITTNLQSNTLSKNGDTHLIDIITSSIGMVFLQGVIITIVILGILEVSKKNSKLTDS